Proteins encoded within one genomic window of Nonomuraea gerenzanensis:
- a CDS encoding CARDB domain-containing protein, protein MRALLAALTLLIGFLAAPAAHAAADTNLAAGKSATASSSNDVYRPANVTDGNQATYWESANNAFPQWVQVDLGASANVGKVVLKLPTGWPSRTETLTVQGSTNGSSFTTLSASATHSISPAATITFPAATARYVRVHITANSGWPAGQLSEVEVWGSAPDNPGDPGANLALGKTMTESGHTHTYVAANANDDNVATYWEGGAYPATLTAQLGADADLTSVTVKLNPDPIWGRRTQTFQVLGRAQSATAFTTLAAQATHTFDPASGNAVTIPVTGRAADVRLQFTANSGAPSGQVAELQIFGTPAPDPDLVVTGLTWTPASPTATTAITMSATIRNAGTAASAATSVNLYAGTAKAGSADVGALAAGASTTVSANIGTRRAGMYQVSAKVDEDGKVAEQNEANNGFTAPTSLVVAEAPGPDLQVLSISATPPNPAVGARVTFTVTVRNRGTTTTGATTVTRLVVGGTTLDTNTAAVAAGATAGVAVTGGWTATSGGATITVTADATGAVTETDESNNTLSQAITVGRGASVPYIEYEAESAAYQGTLLQSDPLRTFGHTNFATESSGRKSVRLDSTGQYVEFTSTSPANSIVVRNSIPDAPGGGGIEATISLYIDGTFARKLTLSSKHSWLYGTSDDPEALTNTPQADARRLFDESHALLTRSYPAGTKFRLQRDAGDSAAFYIIDLIDLEDVAPAAAKPAACTSITEYGAVPGDGDDDTAAIQRAVTDDQNGVIDCVWIPPGQWRQEKKILTDDPLNRGPYNQVGIRDVTIRGAGMWHSQLYTLTEPHLATGGINHPHEGNFGFDIDDNVQISDLAIFGSGRIRGGPGGAEGGVGLNGRFGRNTKISDVWIEHANVGVWVGRDYDNIPELWGPADGLQFSGMRIRNTYADGINFSNGTRNSRVFNSSFRTTGDDSLAVWANPYVKDPSVDIAHDNQFLNNTVQLPWRANGIAVYGGYKNKIENNLIYDTMNYPGIMLATDHNPLPFSGQTLISGNALYRCGGVFWGEAQKFGAITLFAQNRDITGVTIRDTEIHDSTYDGIQFKGGGGAMPNVAITDVRIDRSNNGAGILAQGSARGSATLTGVTITNSATGDIVREPGSTFTIN, encoded by the coding sequence ATGAGAGCACTGCTAGCCGCCCTTACGTTACTCATCGGATTCCTCGCCGCACCCGCCGCACACGCGGCGGCCGACACCAACCTCGCCGCCGGCAAGAGCGCGACCGCCAGCAGTTCCAACGACGTCTACCGGCCCGCGAACGTCACCGACGGCAACCAGGCCACGTACTGGGAGTCGGCCAACAACGCCTTCCCGCAGTGGGTCCAGGTCGATCTGGGCGCGAGCGCGAACGTCGGCAAGGTGGTGCTGAAGCTGCCCACCGGCTGGCCCAGCCGCACCGAGACGCTGACCGTGCAGGGCAGCACGAACGGCTCCAGCTTCACCACCCTGTCCGCCTCGGCCACCCACTCCATCAGCCCGGCCGCCACCATCACCTTCCCCGCCGCCACCGCCCGCTACGTCCGCGTGCACATCACCGCCAACTCGGGCTGGCCCGCCGGTCAGCTCTCCGAGGTCGAGGTGTGGGGGAGCGCCCCGGACAACCCCGGCGACCCGGGCGCCAACCTGGCTCTCGGCAAGACGATGACCGAGTCAGGACACACCCACACCTATGTGGCCGCCAACGCCAACGACGACAACGTGGCCACGTACTGGGAGGGCGGCGCCTACCCGGCCACGCTCACCGCGCAGCTCGGCGCCGACGCCGACCTGACCTCCGTCACCGTCAAGCTCAACCCGGACCCGATCTGGGGCCGCCGCACCCAGACCTTCCAGGTGCTCGGCCGCGCGCAGTCGGCCACGGCCTTCACCACGCTGGCCGCCCAGGCCACCCACACCTTCGACCCCGCCTCCGGCAACGCCGTGACCATCCCGGTCACCGGCCGGGCCGCAGACGTCCGGCTGCAGTTCACCGCCAACTCCGGCGCGCCCAGCGGCCAGGTCGCCGAGCTCCAGATCTTCGGCACCCCCGCCCCCGACCCCGACCTGGTCGTCACCGGCCTCACCTGGACGCCCGCCTCGCCCACCGCGACGACCGCGATCACGATGTCGGCCACGATCAGGAACGCCGGCACCGCCGCCTCGGCGGCGACCTCGGTGAACCTCTACGCGGGCACGGCCAAGGCCGGCTCCGCCGACGTGGGTGCCCTGGCCGCCGGCGCCTCCACCACTGTGTCGGCAAATATCGGGACAAGGAGGGCTGGCATGTACCAGGTGTCGGCCAAGGTGGACGAGGACGGCAAGGTCGCCGAGCAGAACGAGGCCAACAACGGCTTCACCGCGCCCACCTCCCTGGTGGTCGCCGAGGCCCCCGGCCCCGACCTTCAGGTGCTGAGCATCAGCGCCACCCCGCCGAACCCCGCCGTCGGCGCCCGCGTCACGTTCACCGTGACCGTCAGGAACCGCGGGACCACCACCACCGGCGCCACCACGGTCACCCGGCTGGTGGTGGGCGGCACCACGCTCGACACGAACACCGCGGCGGTCGCCGCGGGCGCGACGGCCGGCGTGGCCGTCACCGGCGGCTGGACCGCCACCAGCGGCGGCGCCACCATCACCGTCACCGCCGACGCGACCGGCGCCGTCACCGAGACCGACGAGAGCAACAACACGCTCTCGCAGGCGATCACCGTCGGCCGGGGGGCCTCGGTGCCGTACATCGAGTACGAGGCCGAGTCCGCCGCCTACCAGGGCACCCTGCTGCAGTCGGACCCGCTGCGCACCTTCGGCCACACCAACTTCGCCACCGAGTCCTCGGGCAGGAAGTCAGTGCGCCTCGACAGCACAGGCCAGTACGTCGAGTTCACCTCCACCAGCCCCGCCAACTCGATCGTGGTGCGCAACTCGATCCCGGACGCGCCGGGCGGCGGCGGCATCGAGGCCACGATCAGCCTCTACATCGACGGCACGTTCGCCCGCAAGCTCACCCTCTCCTCCAAGCACAGCTGGCTGTACGGCACCAGCGACGATCCGGAGGCGCTGACCAACACGCCGCAGGCCGACGCCAGGCGGCTGTTCGACGAGTCGCACGCGCTGCTGACCCGCTCGTACCCGGCAGGCACGAAGTTCCGCCTCCAGCGGGACGCCGGCGACAGCGCCGCCTTCTACATCATCGACCTGATCGACCTGGAGGACGTCGCGCCGGCGGCCGCCAAGCCGGCCGCCTGCACCTCGATCACCGAGTACGGCGCCGTGCCCGGCGACGGCGACGACGACACGGCGGCCATCCAGCGGGCGGTCACCGACGACCAGAACGGCGTCATCGACTGCGTGTGGATCCCGCCGGGCCAGTGGCGCCAGGAGAAGAAGATCCTCACCGACGACCCGCTGAACCGCGGCCCGTACAACCAGGTCGGCATCAGGGACGTCACGATCAGGGGCGCGGGCATGTGGCACTCCCAGCTCTACACCCTGACCGAGCCGCACCTGGCCACGGGCGGCATCAACCACCCGCACGAGGGCAACTTCGGCTTCGACATCGACGACAACGTGCAGATCTCCGACCTGGCCATCTTCGGCTCCGGCCGGATCCGCGGCGGCCCCGGCGGCGCCGAGGGCGGGGTCGGGCTGAACGGGCGGTTCGGCCGGAACACGAAGATCTCGGACGTCTGGATCGAGCACGCCAACGTGGGCGTGTGGGTCGGCCGCGACTACGACAACATCCCCGAGCTGTGGGGGCCCGCCGACGGGCTGCAGTTCAGCGGCATGCGCATCCGCAACACCTACGCCGACGGCATCAACTTCAGCAACGGCACCCGCAACTCGCGCGTCTTCAACTCCTCCTTCCGCACCACGGGCGACGACTCGTTGGCCGTCTGGGCGAACCCGTACGTCAAGGACCCGTCGGTGGACATCGCCCACGACAACCAGTTCCTCAACAACACGGTGCAGCTCCCGTGGCGGGCCAACGGCATCGCCGTCTACGGCGGCTACAAAAACAAGATCGAGAACAACCTGATCTACGACACCATGAACTACCCCGGCATCATGCTCGCCACCGACCACAACCCGCTGCCGTTCTCCGGGCAGACGCTGATCTCCGGCAACGCGCTGTACCGCTGCGGCGGTGTCTTCTGGGGCGAGGCGCAGAAGTTCGGCGCCATCACCCTGTTCGCCCAGAACAGGGACATCACCGGCGTGACCATCCGCGACACCGAGATCCACGACTCCACCTACGACGGCATCCAGTTCAAGGGCGGCGGCGGCGCCATGCCGAACGTGGCCATCACCGATGTCCGCATCGACAGGTCCAACAACGGCGCCGGCATCCTGGCCCAGGGCAGCGCCCGCGGCAGCGCGACCCTGACCGGCGTCACCATCACGAACTCGGCCACCGGCGACATCGTCAGGGAGCCGGGCTCGACCTTCACGATCAACTGA
- a CDS encoding serine/threonine-protein kinase has product MSAQTYEHLGPYRVVRKIGEGGMGVAHLGLDGAGREVAIKVLHPHVAADLKARDRLFREVETMRRVRSSFVAEVLDAELTGARPYVVTRFAPGRTLEDTVLSAGPLPPHEVIRLAQGLCQALVDIHAAGVIHRDLKPSNVMMVQGRPLVIDFGIAHLVDAARLTQSGMFVGTPGYLAPEIIRGSQITQAADVHALASTVFFAATGLPPFGSGTFEAVCFNTMEGRSQIDKAPAWLRPWLSRALQVDPSARPGAGELLRMAGALDPAGRGPQPARGGRTALMNTVSDLLPPVEYARGGGPQQPPTPTVHAEQPRERRPLAPPRPAEPFEWRRFLKSSGFVGVLALVTLVALTVVMPVAVGLVVAGLSLALRAVDHYFDEDPPELTRAALVAMGHLLLSLAFGIVAASLLHLAGRLSTSHAESLAAGAFTLGLFVLPGAGAVRRAASGILARILPGHSATVVTVAVMGPIAVTSMIIALVGL; this is encoded by the coding sequence ATGAGCGCTCAGACGTACGAGCATCTCGGCCCTTACCGGGTGGTCAGGAAGATCGGCGAGGGCGGCATGGGGGTCGCCCACCTCGGTCTCGACGGCGCGGGCCGGGAGGTCGCCATCAAGGTGCTGCACCCGCACGTGGCGGCCGATCTCAAGGCGCGTGACCGGCTCTTCCGCGAGGTGGAGACCATGCGGCGGGTGCGCAGCTCGTTCGTCGCCGAGGTGCTCGACGCCGAGCTGACGGGCGCGCGGCCGTACGTCGTGACCCGGTTCGCGCCCGGCCGCACGCTGGAGGACACCGTGCTGAGCGCGGGCCCGCTGCCGCCGCACGAGGTCATCCGGCTCGCGCAGGGGCTGTGCCAGGCGCTGGTGGACATCCACGCGGCCGGCGTGATCCACCGCGACCTCAAGCCGTCCAATGTGATGATGGTGCAGGGCCGGCCGCTGGTCATCGACTTCGGCATCGCGCACCTGGTCGACGCCGCCAGGCTGACGCAGAGCGGGATGTTCGTCGGCACGCCGGGCTACCTGGCGCCGGAGATCATCCGCGGCTCGCAGATCACGCAGGCGGCCGACGTGCACGCGCTGGCCTCCACGGTGTTCTTCGCCGCCACGGGGCTGCCGCCGTTCGGCTCGGGGACGTTCGAGGCGGTCTGCTTCAACACCATGGAGGGGCGCTCGCAGATCGACAAGGCGCCGGCCTGGCTGCGTCCGTGGCTGAGCCGGGCGCTGCAGGTCGATCCGTCGGCCCGGCCCGGTGCGGGGGAGCTGCTGCGGATGGCCGGGGCGCTCGATCCCGCCGGTCGCGGGCCGCAGCCGGCGCGCGGGGGGCGCACGGCGCTCATGAACACCGTCTCCGACCTGCTCCCGCCCGTCGAGTACGCCAGGGGCGGCGGGCCGCAGCAGCCGCCCACGCCGACCGTGCACGCCGAGCAGCCGCGCGAGCGGCGGCCACTCGCGCCGCCACGGCCGGCCGAGCCCTTCGAGTGGCGGCGCTTCCTCAAGAGCAGCGGCTTCGTCGGGGTGCTCGCGCTGGTGACGCTGGTGGCGCTGACCGTCGTGATGCCGGTGGCGGTGGGCCTGGTGGTGGCGGGGCTCTCGCTGGCGCTGCGCGCCGTCGACCACTACTTCGACGAGGATCCGCCGGAGCTGACCAGGGCCGCGCTGGTGGCGATGGGGCACCTGCTCCTGTCGCTGGCCTTCGGCATCGTCGCGGCGAGCCTGCTGCACCTCGCCGGGCGGCTGAGCACCAGCCACGCCGAGTCGCTGGCGGCGGGCGCCTTCACGCTGGGGTTGTTCGTGCTGCCCGGAGCGGGGGCGGTGCGCCGGGCCGCCTCCGGCATCCTGGCCCGGATCCTGCCCGGCCACAGCGCGACCGTGGTGACGGTGGCCGTCATGGGGCCGATCGCGGTCACGTCGATGATCATCGCGCTCGTGGGGCTGTGA
- the rpoB gene encoding DNA-directed RNA polymerase subunit beta, which produces MAASRNASPVPAGPRRVSFARIQEPLEVPDLLALQTESFDWLLGNDRWKARVEAARQAGRRNVPSQSGLQEIFEEISPIEDFSGSMSLSFRDHRFEPPKYSVEECKEKDMTFSAPMFVTAEFINNTTGEIKSQTVFMGDFPLMTPKGSFIVNGTERVVTSQLIRSPGVYFERTVDKTSDKDLYGCKVIPSRGAWLEFEIDKRDSVGVRIDRKRKQPVTVLLKALGWTSERILERFGRFESMRATLEKDHTAGQDDALLDIYRKLRPGEPPTKESAQTLLENLYFNPKRYDLAKVGRYKVNKKLGLDLDIDVTVLTEDDIVATIEYLVRLHAGEESTGLPLEVDDIDHFGNRRVRSVGELIQNQVRLGLSRMERVVRERMTTQDVEAITPQSLINIRPVVASIREFYGTSQLSQFMDQTNPLAGLTNKRRLNALGPGGLSRERAGMEVRDVHPSHYGRMCPIETPEGPNIGLIGYLACFGRLNAFGFIETPYRKVVDGRVTDQIDYLTADEEDQFVIAQANSPLTADGAFADHRVLVRTKGGEFEYVRSGEVDYMDVSPRQMVSVATAMIPFLEHDDANRALMGANMQRQSVPLLKSEAPLVGTGMEYRAATDTGDVISAEKAGVVEEVSADYVTVMNDDGTRTTYRVAKFKRSNQGTSFNQKPIVAEGDRVEVNQVIADGPCTDQGEMALGKNLLVAFMPWEGHNYEDAIILSQRLVQDDVLSSIHIEEHEVDARDTKLGPEEITRDIPNVSEEVLADLDERGIIRIGAEVVPGDILVGKVTPKGETELTPEERLLRAIFGEKAREVRDTSLKVPHGESGRVIHTQVFSRDEGDELPPGVNVLVRVLVAQKRKITDGDKLAGRHGNKGVISKILPVEDMPFLEDGTPVDIILNPLGVPGRMNVGQVLETHLGWIAARGWDISGIQEAWAERLRDKGFEQVAPRTNMATPVFDGAHEEEIIGLLGNTVPTRDGDRLVQSSGKARLFDGRSGEPFPYPIAVGYIYILKLLHLVDDKIHARSTGPYSMITQQPLGGKAQFGGQRFGEMEVWAMEAYGAAYALQELLTIKSDDVQGRVKVYEAIVKGENIPEPGIPESFKVLIKEMQSLCLNVEVLSSDGMSIEMRDTDEDVFRAAEELGIDLSRREPSSVEEI; this is translated from the coding sequence TTGGCAGCCTCGCGCAACGCCTCTCCCGTACCCGCCGGTCCCCGCCGCGTCTCCTTCGCGCGCATCCAGGAGCCTCTCGAAGTTCCCGACCTTCTCGCCCTGCAGACCGAGTCGTTCGACTGGCTGCTCGGCAACGACAGGTGGAAGGCCCGGGTCGAGGCCGCTCGCCAGGCCGGGCGCAGGAATGTCCCGTCCCAGTCGGGTCTCCAGGAGATCTTCGAAGAGATCAGTCCGATCGAGGACTTCTCCGGATCCATGTCCCTGTCGTTCCGCGACCACCGGTTCGAGCCGCCGAAGTACTCCGTGGAGGAGTGCAAGGAGAAGGACATGACCTTCTCCGCCCCGATGTTCGTGACGGCGGAGTTCATCAACAACACCACCGGTGAGATCAAGAGCCAGACGGTGTTCATGGGCGACTTCCCGCTCATGACGCCGAAGGGCAGCTTCATCGTCAACGGCACCGAGCGGGTCGTCACCTCGCAGCTCATCCGCTCGCCCGGCGTCTACTTCGAGCGCACCGTCGACAAGACCTCCGACAAGGACCTGTACGGCTGCAAGGTCATCCCGTCGCGTGGCGCGTGGCTGGAGTTCGAGATCGACAAGCGCGACAGCGTCGGGGTGCGCATCGACCGCAAGCGCAAGCAGCCCGTCACCGTGCTGCTCAAGGCGCTCGGCTGGACGAGCGAGCGCATCCTGGAGCGCTTCGGCCGCTTCGAGTCGATGCGGGCCACCCTGGAGAAGGACCACACCGCCGGCCAGGACGACGCCCTGCTCGACATCTACCGCAAGCTGCGGCCGGGCGAGCCGCCGACCAAGGAGTCGGCGCAGACCCTGCTGGAGAACCTCTACTTCAACCCCAAGCGCTACGACCTCGCCAAGGTCGGCCGCTACAAGGTCAACAAGAAGCTCGGCCTGGACCTCGACATCGACGTCACCGTCCTGACCGAGGACGACATCGTGGCGACCATCGAGTACCTGGTGCGGCTGCACGCCGGCGAGGAGTCCACGGGCCTGCCCCTGGAGGTCGACGACATCGACCACTTCGGCAACCGCCGGGTGCGCAGCGTCGGCGAGCTCATCCAGAACCAGGTCCGCCTGGGCCTGTCCCGTATGGAGCGCGTCGTGCGTGAGCGCATGACCACGCAGGACGTCGAGGCCATCACGCCGCAGAGCCTGATCAACATCCGCCCGGTCGTGGCGTCGATCAGGGAGTTCTACGGCACCTCGCAGCTGTCGCAGTTCATGGACCAGACCAACCCGCTGGCCGGCCTGACGAACAAGCGGCGGCTGAACGCGCTGGGCCCCGGCGGCCTGTCCCGGGAGCGGGCGGGCATGGAGGTGCGCGACGTGCACCCGTCCCACTACGGCCGGATGTGCCCGATCGAGACCCCGGAAGGCCCCAACATCGGCCTGATCGGCTACCTCGCGTGCTTCGGCCGCCTCAACGCCTTCGGCTTCATCGAGACGCCGTACCGCAAGGTGGTGGACGGCAGGGTCACCGATCAGATCGACTACCTCACGGCCGACGAGGAGGACCAGTTCGTCATCGCGCAGGCCAACTCGCCGCTGACGGCCGACGGCGCCTTCGCCGACCACCGCGTGCTGGTCCGTACCAAGGGCGGCGAGTTCGAGTACGTACGCTCGGGCGAGGTCGACTACATGGACGTGTCGCCGCGCCAGATGGTGTCGGTGGCCACCGCGATGATCCCGTTCCTCGAGCACGACGACGCCAACCGGGCCCTGATGGGCGCGAACATGCAGAGGCAGTCGGTGCCGCTGCTCAAGAGCGAGGCGCCGCTGGTCGGCACCGGCATGGAGTACCGTGCCGCGACCGACACCGGCGACGTCATCAGCGCCGAGAAGGCCGGCGTGGTGGAGGAGGTCTCCGCCGACTACGTCACGGTCATGAACGACGACGGCACCCGCACCACCTACCGGGTGGCCAAGTTCAAGCGCTCCAACCAGGGCACCAGCTTCAACCAGAAGCCGATCGTGGCCGAGGGTGACCGGGTGGAGGTCAACCAGGTCATCGCCGACGGTCCCTGCACGGACCAGGGCGAGATGGCGCTGGGCAAGAACCTGCTCGTGGCGTTCATGCCGTGGGAGGGTCACAACTACGAAGACGCGATCATCCTGTCCCAGCGGCTGGTCCAGGACGACGTCCTGTCCTCGATCCACATCGAGGAGCACGAGGTCGACGCCCGTGACACCAAGCTGGGCCCCGAGGAGATCACCCGGGACATCCCGAACGTCTCCGAGGAGGTCCTGGCCGACCTCGACGAGCGCGGCATCATCCGGATCGGCGCCGAGGTCGTGCCCGGCGACATCCTGGTCGGCAAGGTCACGCCCAAGGGGGAGACCGAGCTGACCCCGGAGGAGCGGCTGCTGCGCGCCATCTTCGGGGAGAAGGCCCGTGAGGTCCGTGACACCTCGCTGAAGGTGCCGCACGGCGAGTCCGGCCGGGTGATCCACACGCAGGTGTTCAGCCGCGACGAGGGCGACGAGCTGCCGCCGGGGGTGAACGTGCTGGTCCGCGTCCTCGTGGCGCAGAAGCGTAAGATCACTGACGGTGACAAGCTGGCCGGCCGGCACGGCAACAAGGGCGTCATCTCCAAGATCCTGCCGGTCGAGGACATGCCGTTCCTGGAGGACGGCACCCCGGTCGACATCATCCTCAACCCCCTCGGTGTGCCCGGCCGGATGAACGTCGGCCAGGTGCTGGAGACCCATCTCGGATGGATCGCCGCGCGTGGGTGGGACATCTCGGGCATCCAGGAGGCGTGGGCCGAGCGGCTGCGTGACAAGGGCTTCGAGCAGGTCGCCCCGCGCACCAACATGGCCACCCCGGTCTTCGACGGCGCCCACGAGGAGGAGATCATCGGGCTGCTCGGCAACACCGTCCCGACGCGCGACGGTGATCGGCTCGTGCAGAGCAGCGGTAAGGCCCGGCTGTTCGACGGCCGCTCCGGCGAGCCGTTCCCGTACCCGATCGCGGTCGGCTACATCTACATCCTCAAGCTGCTGCACCTGGTCGACGACAAGATCCACGCCCGGTCGACCGGCCCGTACTCCATGATCACCCAGCAGCCGCTCGGCGGTAAGGCCCAGTTCGGCGGCCAGCGCTTCGGCGAGATGGAGGTCTGGGCCATGGAGGCGTACGGCGCCGCCTACGCCCTGCAGGAACTGCTGACCATCAAGTCCGACGACGTCCAGGGCCGGGTGAAGGTCTACGAGGCCATCGTCAAGGGCGAGAACATCCCCGAGCCGGGCATCCCCGAGTCCTTCAAGGTGCTCATCAAGGAGATGCAGTCGCTGTGCCTCAACGTCGAGGTGCTCTCCAGCGACGGCATGTCCATCGAGATGCGCGACACCGACGAGGACGTCTTCCGCGCCGCGGAGGAGCTCGGCATCGACCTGTCCCGGCGTGAGCCGAGCAGCGTGGAAGAGATCTGA
- a CDS encoding ABC transporter substrate-binding protein has translation MSRPLRTVPARLLALALAAVTLTACGQAPAAQQAQPSAAAPQAGFPVTIENCGRKLTFDRPPAKVVTGYHPSLETLLALGLGDRIAGRTYFGESAFLPGQKEQYDRIPQISETIMLPQKEVMLAQGADFVLDNAMASFDAAGGYATVAELDAAGSPVYILGGWCSPEETLQYTLDETFTDIQNLGRIFGVPDRAEQLVSQLRGSLADVKQRVGGRTPVKVLATDGGKGPVNAYGGSGITDQLITAAGGENVLKDVKGDYTEVSVERVSAAQPEAVLVSDYATLRGEDMPSSPAKAEETFAIARNSPAAKEKRYLALPVAAQHPGYRNILAVAEIARFLHPDAFAQ, from the coding sequence ATGAGCCGCCCGCTCCGTACCGTCCCAGCCAGGCTGCTCGCGCTCGCGCTGGCGGCCGTGACGCTGACCGCGTGCGGTCAGGCCCCGGCCGCCCAGCAGGCGCAACCGTCCGCGGCGGCCCCGCAGGCCGGCTTCCCCGTCACGATCGAGAACTGCGGGCGCAAGCTCACCTTCGACCGGCCGCCGGCCAAGGTGGTGACCGGCTACCACCCGTCGCTGGAGACCCTGCTCGCCCTCGGCCTGGGCGACCGGATCGCCGGGCGCACCTACTTCGGCGAGAGCGCGTTCCTGCCCGGCCAGAAGGAGCAGTACGACAGGATCCCGCAGATCTCCGAGACGATCATGCTGCCGCAGAAGGAGGTCATGCTGGCCCAGGGCGCGGACTTCGTCCTGGACAACGCGATGGCCAGCTTCGACGCCGCCGGCGGCTACGCCACCGTGGCGGAGCTGGACGCGGCGGGCAGCCCGGTCTACATCCTCGGCGGGTGGTGCAGCCCCGAGGAGACGCTCCAGTACACCCTGGACGAGACCTTCACCGACATCCAGAACCTGGGCAGGATCTTCGGGGTGCCGGACCGCGCCGAGCAGCTGGTCAGCCAGTTGCGGGGCAGCCTGGCCGACGTCAAGCAGCGGGTCGGGGGCCGTACCCCGGTCAAGGTGCTGGCCACCGACGGCGGCAAGGGCCCGGTCAACGCCTACGGCGGCTCCGGGATCACCGACCAGCTGATCACCGCGGCCGGCGGCGAGAACGTCCTCAAGGACGTCAAGGGCGACTACACCGAGGTCAGCGTCGAGCGGGTGAGCGCCGCCCAGCCCGAGGCCGTCCTGGTCAGCGACTACGCCACGCTGCGCGGCGAGGACATGCCGAGCTCGCCCGCCAAGGCCGAGGAGACGTTCGCGATCGCCAGGAACAGCCCGGCCGCCAAGGAGAAGCGCTACCTGGCGCTGCCGGTGGCGGCCCAGCACCCGGGCTACCGCAACATCCTGGCCGTCGCCGAGATCGCCAGGTTCCTGCACCCGGACGCCTTCGCGCAATGA
- a CDS encoding FecCD family ABC transporter permease encodes MTAQDVAPAVTASAGQARRRGGRFVLLLAALAVAAVASTWLAVSIGAVHVALPQAWGIVADRLVPGLVPRTWAPAQEQIVWEFRLPRALLALLVGAGLAVVGAVLQALVRNPLADPFLLGISSGASFGAVCVFILGASALGGLSLSAAAFAGSLLALGLVYVLAQRSGRITPSRLVLAGVALAYLFQAAYSFVLQLAQSGRAAQQVLFWLMGSLGGARWHMLPLPAVVLAAGVTYLLLQHRPLNAIAAGEETAVSLGVNVNRFRLTLFVLTSLLVGVLVATSGAIAFVGLIVPHAARLLVGADHRRVLPVTALLGAVFLQLVDIAARTVNAPQELALSIVTALFGVPFFLWLLRRRSADRAVSVQ; translated from the coding sequence ATGACCGCCCAGGACGTGGCGCCCGCCGTGACGGCGAGCGCCGGCCAGGCCCGCCGGCGCGGCGGCCGGTTCGTGCTGCTCCTCGCCGCCCTCGCCGTGGCCGCCGTCGCCTCCACCTGGCTGGCGGTGAGCATCGGCGCCGTGCACGTCGCCCTGCCGCAGGCGTGGGGCATCGTCGCCGACAGGCTCGTGCCCGGCCTGGTGCCGCGCACCTGGGCCCCGGCGCAGGAGCAGATCGTGTGGGAGTTCCGGCTGCCGCGCGCCCTGCTCGCGCTGCTGGTCGGGGCCGGGCTGGCGGTCGTCGGCGCGGTGCTGCAGGCGCTGGTGCGCAACCCGCTCGCCGACCCGTTCCTGCTCGGCATCTCCTCCGGCGCCTCGTTCGGCGCGGTGTGCGTGTTCATCCTGGGGGCCTCGGCGCTGGGCGGGCTGTCGCTGTCGGCCGCCGCCTTCGCCGGCTCGCTGCTCGCCCTCGGCCTGGTGTACGTGCTGGCGCAGCGCTCCGGGCGGATCACCCCGTCGCGGCTGGTGCTGGCAGGGGTGGCGCTGGCCTACCTGTTCCAGGCGGCCTACAGCTTCGTCCTGCAACTGGCGCAGAGCGGGCGGGCCGCGCAGCAGGTGCTGTTCTGGCTGATGGGCAGCCTGGGCGGGGCCCGCTGGCACATGCTGCCGCTGCCGGCCGTCGTGCTGGCCGCCGGGGTGACGTACCTGCTGCTGCAGCACCGCCCGCTGAACGCGATCGCCGCCGGCGAGGAGACCGCCGTCTCGCTCGGCGTGAACGTCAACCGCTTCCGGCTGACGCTGTTCGTGCTGACCTCGCTGCTGGTCGGCGTGCTGGTGGCCACCAGCGGCGCGATCGCGTTCGTCGGCCTGATCGTGCCGCACGCCGCCCGGCTGCTGGTCGGCGCCGACCACCGCCGGGTGCTGCCCGTCACCGCCCTGCTGGGCGCCGTCTTCCTGCAACTGGTGGACATCGCCGCCCGCACCGTCAACGCCCCGCAGGAGCTGGCGCTGAGCATCGTCACCGCACTGTTCGGGGTGCCGTTCTTCCTGTGGCTGCTGCGCCGCCGCTCGGCGGACCGGGCGGTGAGCGTCCAGTGA